The Legionella sp. PATHC032 genome has a window encoding:
- a CDS encoding lpg0634 family Dot/Icm T4SS effector yields the protein METNMTFVLKEFDVLKSHFNDTVKIILQREKKDKIEDLPNPRKEELQFLTAVLNQLEAKIDELKPRSLASYVHVFYGAMLLVCKDVENNLRVMEKKENSLLFTRLMDGMGITDENIPTSEQNIMFYRGLNKFLNFIYENNDSRKGLKKEHFLQVLSLKKIFSLAKLSYEQEESAENSALAKLTADGKTKANANSFHVEKQIDSSIVEQFKSWDEMKGALHQLILDELSDKNVAKISALSQARSAQLKFLQTMAEQLDKIPNQSLESSEKMAILAGAMYIVRGQIAQEYGKDPLSNDKISATVIHTGLSTILHANADCCEDKEVLIAAANKFIRHMVIERPEQSNKKITKESIRENNMFSDIAGFQLISVLTLIQNMIKTCRTDAIEACVTKRKEELEALKPKKEGYSITSSVTGYVGSWFKKAPTTSEEDEEDDLKDQNTAEETSKPTV from the coding sequence TTGGAGACTAACATGACGTTTGTTTTAAAGGAATTTGATGTACTAAAAAGTCATTTTAATGACACCGTTAAAATCATCCTGCAACGCGAAAAAAAAGACAAAATTGAAGACCTTCCTAACCCCAGAAAAGAAGAGCTTCAATTTCTGACTGCCGTTCTCAATCAACTAGAAGCAAAAATAGATGAACTGAAACCACGTTCATTAGCAAGCTATGTCCATGTGTTTTATGGTGCTATGCTGCTAGTTTGCAAAGACGTTGAAAATAATCTGCGGGTGATGGAAAAGAAAGAAAACAGCTTACTGTTTACTCGCTTGATGGATGGAATGGGTATTACTGATGAAAACATACCGACCTCTGAGCAAAACATTATGTTTTACAGAGGATTAAATAAATTCTTAAATTTCATTTATGAAAACAATGATTCTCGTAAAGGCTTAAAAAAAGAGCATTTCCTGCAAGTCCTTTCGTTAAAAAAGATATTCTCTCTAGCCAAATTGAGTTATGAGCAAGAAGAATCAGCTGAAAATAGTGCTTTGGCAAAATTGACTGCTGATGGAAAAACCAAAGCCAATGCGAATAGCTTCCATGTGGAAAAACAAATCGACTCATCCATTGTTGAGCAATTCAAATCCTGGGATGAGATGAAAGGTGCTCTTCATCAATTAATTCTTGATGAACTTTCTGATAAGAACGTAGCTAAAATTTCTGCTTTAAGCCAAGCCCGTTCAGCACAACTGAAATTTTTACAAACCATGGCAGAACAACTGGACAAGATCCCTAACCAGTCTCTTGAGTCGTCTGAAAAAATGGCAATTCTTGCGGGAGCGATGTATATTGTTCGTGGCCAAATAGCCCAGGAGTATGGAAAAGATCCATTAAGCAACGATAAAATCAGCGCTACTGTGATACATACTGGTTTAAGCACTATACTTCATGCTAATGCAGATTGCTGTGAAGACAAGGAAGTACTGATTGCTGCTGCCAATAAGTTCATTCGTCATATGGTCATTGAACGTCCTGAACAGTCAAATAAAAAAATCACTAAGGAATCCATTCGAGAAAACAACATGTTTTCAGACATCGCTGGATTCCAATTGATTTCTGTCTTGACGTTAATACAAAACATGATAAAAACATGTCGTACTGATGCCATTGAAGCTTGTGTCACCAAACGTAAGGAAGAGCTGGAAGCATTAAAACCCAAAAAAGAGGGTTATTCCATTACGAGTTCAGTTACTGGATATGTTGGTAGCTGGTTTAAAAAAGCACCAACCACATCTGAAGAAGACGAAGAGGATGACTTAAAAGATCAAAACACTGCAGAAGAAACTAGTAAACCGACAGTATAA
- a CDS encoding polysaccharide deacetylase family protein: protein MKIKTVTRYLLLFSIFFLIGFNNVFAQKKAIAITIDDLPFVGEYRNFHLNMMMNTMKDEKVPATGFIIAKEVRPDNWEILHKFRDAGFGLGNHTFSHANLNKLKAKEYIQEIKEADSLLMPVLTAPKYFRYPYLAMSSGNKKNKILCYLEKHHYQVAPITIDSKDFVFNQRLLSVPEMGRRAYLDELKPFYLDFIWQQTLKAEDHTQYHRNPDQAQILLIHANLLNAYALPDIINLYKQNGYTFVSLEDALKTFKDNYHCHKTLKKPVEEETDLNIESFMDWDE from the coding sequence ATGAAAATCAAGACTGTTACGAGATATTTACTACTTTTCTCAATATTTTTCCTGATAGGATTTAACAACGTATTTGCTCAAAAAAAAGCGATAGCAATCACAATTGATGATTTGCCCTTTGTTGGTGAATACCGCAACTTTCATCTGAATATGATGATGAATACAATGAAGGATGAAAAAGTCCCAGCAACAGGTTTTATCATTGCCAAAGAAGTAAGGCCTGATAATTGGGAAATACTCCATAAATTTCGTGATGCAGGTTTCGGCTTGGGCAACCATACTTTTTCTCATGCCAATTTAAACAAACTTAAAGCGAAAGAATATATACAGGAAATTAAAGAAGCAGATTCACTTTTAATGCCTGTCCTCACTGCACCCAAGTATTTTCGCTATCCCTACTTGGCGATGAGTTCTGGTAATAAAAAAAATAAAATCCTCTGCTATCTTGAAAAACATCACTACCAAGTTGCCCCGATTACCATTGACAGCAAAGATTTTGTCTTTAATCAACGCTTATTGTCTGTTCCTGAGATGGGCAGGCGAGCTTACCTGGATGAGTTGAAGCCTTTTTATCTGGATTTTATCTGGCAACAAACTTTAAAAGCAGAAGACCATACGCAATATCATCGTAATCCAGATCAAGCGCAAATCCTGTTAATCCATGCTAACTTACTGAATGCTTATGCCCTACCCGATATTATCAATTTATACAAACAAAATGGTTACACATTTGTGAGCCTGGAAGATGCCTTAAAAACATTCAAAGATAACTATCATTGCCATAAAACCCTAAAAAAACCTGTCGAAGAAGAAACAGATTTAAACATAGAATCATTTATGGATTGGGATGAATAA